In one Plasmodium falciparum 3D7 genome assembly, chromosome: 14 genomic region, the following are encoded:
- a CDS encoding eukaryotic initiation factor 4A, protein MSTKEETFNNENDIEGNTEEIVDTFDALGLNEKLLRGIYSYGFEKPSAIQQRGIKPILNGYDTIGQAQSGTGKTATFVISSLQLINYDYVACQALILAPTRELAQQIQKVVLALGDYLKVKCHACVGGTVVREDIDKLKQGVHMVVGTPGRVYDMIDKRHLGVDRLKLFILDEADEMLSRGFKAQIYEVFKKLVPDIQVALFSATMPQEILELTTRFMRDPKTILVKKDELTLEGIRQFYVAVEKEEWKLDTLCDLYETLTITQSIIYCNTRKKVDILTQEMHNRLFTVSCMHGDMDQKDRDLIMREFRSGSTRVLVTTDLLARGIDVQQVSLVINYDLPASPDTYIHRIGRSGRFGRKGVAINFVTNDDKEKDKLKKIESYYSTQIEEMPLEVADYL, encoded by the exons ATGAGTACTAAAGAAGAGActtttaataatgaaaacGACATTGAAGGAAATACAGAAGAGATTGTTGATACATTCGACGCTCTTGGATTAAATGAAAAACTTTTAAGGGgtatatattcttatggTTTTGAAAAGCCATCAGCAATTCAACAAAGAGGTATTAAACCTATTTTGAATGGTTACGATACTATTGGTCAAGCTCAATCTGGTACAGGAAAAACAGCTACTTTCGTTATTTCCTCATTGCAGTTAATTAATTACGATTATGTTGCATGTCAAGCTTTAATTTTAGCCCCCACTCGTGAGTTAGCTCAACAAATTCAAAAG GTTGTTTTGGCTTTGGGAGATTATTTAAAAGTCAAGTGCCATGCTTGTGTCGGAGGTACCGTTGTAAGAGAAGATATTGATAAACTTAAACAAGGAGTACATATGGTTGTTGGTACCCCAGGTAGAGTTTATGATATGATTGATAAGAGACATTTAGGTGTTGATAGATTAaagttatttatattagaTGAAGCAGATGAAATGTTATCAAGAGGATTTAAAGCTCAAATATATGAAGTTTTTAAGAAATTAGTACCAGATATTCAAGTTGCTTTATTTTCTGCTACAATGCCACAAGAAATATTAGAATTAACTACTAGGTTTATGAGAGACCCCAAAACTATTTTAGTTAAAAAAGATGAATTGACACTTGAAGGTATTAGGCAGTTCTATGTTGCTGTAGAAAAGGAAGAATGGAAATTAGATACCTTATGTGATTTATATGAAACATTAACCATTACACaatctataatatattgtaacACTAGGAAAAAGGTTGATATATTAACTCAAGAAATGCACAATCGTCTTTTCACTGTATCATGTATGCACGGAGATATGGACCAAAAAGACAGAGATTTAATTATGAGAGAATTCAGATCTGGATCAACAAGAGTTTTAGTAACAACAGATTTGTTAGCAAGAGGTATTGATGTACAACAAGTTTCATTAGTTATCAATTATGATTTACCAGCTTCACCAGATACATATATTCACAG AATTGGTCGTTCTGGAAGATTTGGTCGTAAGGGAGTTGCTATCAACTTTGTTACCAACGATGATAAGGAAAAAGATAAGTTAAAGAAAATCGAATCCTACTATAGTACTCAAATAGAAGAAATGCCCTTagaa gTTGCTGACTATTTATAA
- a CDS encoding aminophospholipid transporter, putative, whose product MMLNNNITTLALNIPKDKKKKCYNLFIKKVKVLLFYIKKRVIDISCYLKSYSSKNRYPFYDDPYDYEEKYEKGKNVYVYALLYPIINSLYNIINLLYTISLKYFLYVFFNAIRKKKRNKLNDNINRIKLERNKTLLKNYDRCIFLTNDMNNCISHKQIIEICKNFIINVIYDVDNLEFDNNDKDKIYKCLNNCENINRMKEIFIKKIKNLYNFDFENALYISDESLIKRKLHFKNTYESNPFSFYKNKEKKGKYEKKLDLINMYDELYLHAYIIRNNINIKNSKNIIKNVYNKNIFSILINIFFKNCTNVIFVIFVIACIFQQIRIIKTSHYIYFVQIFYFIFICCILRDICIIKKKREHIKQIKRKTYKRLTPLGLIDVLYCDIKVGDILYIPQFEVIPADIILLKNCTNDDILISSKNHDGYKDLKIKKCVKVTNILANIYDLFLMKIKILVEKPHCHFDRMKGLLLLLNSSEVTNTIVNDITTLENIYFGKSNIYNMRNKDINKDNISICQFSFIYIIQDTYVELYYNFLKYLFARCILCSNNRVEENKTNKMLSCSHFFLNNTKDISTRQLQNNHNNNINSSYFKGNEKSIHSSSDSCSYSSDIYLCMNKIDSYPIFHNLKDEHINSKYDVIKHDGNNKKVERIKSDYISEEYNNRFGTYYDDIFNLKEKINNKLFRKYKESINIDNVIWDECRLIQSSIYGLVIYTGIDKKSNIINQNNKIKEKRKNDILFFNDINYKMKILLLTVISINCILSINEQNILDQNIFLIYIKYFFLLLFHLPNINCCYIFIIHKLYSFILWTNNNNNIIINTNIHTNTNTHTHTHTHTHTHFNTHTNIYTHTNEYKRDDHFNNYIIYNYNIMKSLYNTQYILYDKIGTLTKDNLLKIHKFDFIFDEFLIDTYSALFFQTFFKIVDFKKFFSNNINENNDKEINKMILHNIDKNYDTYNIIKDTSKVYKNIFNKILSYSSSEINKIFLTFLCILFCNDIIITKVKRLKKEEKIKERDIYNIKDTHIYNIKDKHIYNIKHKILFSTKEDETLFLNFLRFLGIQLYYKNDYMFLLCIKNNISLKSCGHITKEKEKKRYRKKNNILNKQVNKVKHRNIDLQQIYGFKKNKNCGKKWSVKKNIFFSNSLKKDHIFNYSYAESQTSINIIKKNKGIKNKHPHKFYDNFRNNHKNEYNSTSQSDYCCNDNDNDDDEYTSNNCSDSDTSGCPDFKGIKRNHHDIHCNNKRELKKKNVYQDEYKKKQTECTFQILDIFQSKQPYKLISILMLYNNQIYYLLKTYDEYTIYMLCDQESNETNKEKIIKSVQYLLKNGFGILLFGYKVVPKNEYEIYKKNCTKENKKNYFQNVFNRNVTILGIFSFKEEIKNGSKQIINLFKEAGIKTWILSSDKKRNLLSICKSIDLIKEGTITCYLNKNKLIRIYKKDNTATTTTTTTTTINNNNNNNDILFDCYKNENVIETYINKSYNNKITSIDMCKQKCSNDTFLILNNTNIKFDDMNSTLLLSNNRMNISKEMTYCYKNINTCNINKCPQLLKNNDICKKKNVDNKMVQMEQENCERSLLNNNSNSFNKNVCIHQNILRYITIRGKGSHDARNELDISYILKKDKKACYILKCMLYYNFDENYKGNSKVHNNYSKEKINNDLMKLNDIKSVVYIISGDIVEYYLKYDEINFINVLKNSKLVLFYKCNCIVKGKIVRALKKYSKDNICSVGNNIKDINMFKESDICIFIDNNNNNNNNDSNYNVCKLYADLVLKNFDELGNFFFIYGKKIYVNFILLIKGIYYRGMSLLFLQFYFSYFFKCKICIFSNTFLFIYFVLFLMMTSICIICSLKCNDKYDDILYNSNKNVLNKNFLFKNLLKIDNFTLISFYKTLLFCLNESCLIFILSYYYFLNINYEINTLTTLFITHIFKSLFLFIETYNYLIIFIIIHLLFIIIYIFILLLLHKYHFIYFNITIEIIKNNLIVNSIINFPSCMYYIYIYIKKKKIQQYHQYEKKIHIK is encoded by the exons ATGAtgttgaataataatataacaacgTTAGCTTTAAACATAccaaaagataaaaaaaaaaaatgctataaccttttcataaaaaaagtgaaagttttgttattttatataaaaaaaagagttATTGATATATCATGTTATTTAAAAAGTTATAGCTCTAAAAATCGTTATCCTTTTTACGACGATCCATATGATTATGAGGAGAAATATGAAAAAGGAAagaatgtatatgtatatgcatTATTATATCCTATAATAAAtagtttatataatattataaatctaTTGTATACTATATcattgaaatattttttatatgttttcttTAACGCtattagaaaaaagaaaagaaacaaattgaatgataatattaatagaatAAAATTAGAAAGGAATAAAACGCTTTTGAAAAATTATGATcgttgtatatttttaacaaatgatatgaataattgTATATCTCACAAACAGATTATAGAAATCTGTAAGAATTTTATAATCAATGTAATATATGATGTAGATAATTTAGaatttgataataatgataaggataaaatatataaatgtttaaatAATTGTGAGAATATAAATAGAATGAAAgaaattttcataaaaaaaattaagaatttatataattttgatttTGAAAATGCTCTATATATAAGTGACGAAtcattaataaaaagaaaattacattttaaaaatacatatgaaagtaatcctttttctttttataaaaataaagaaaaaaaaggaaaatatgaaaaaaaattggatcttataaatatgtatgatGAACTATATCTTCATGCATATATTAtcagaaataatataaatataaaaaatagcaagaatattataaagaatgtgtataataaaaatatcttttctatattaattaatatattctttaaaaactgtacaaatgttatatttgtaatttttgTAATAGCATGTATATTTCAACAAATACGAATAATTAAAACTagtcattatatatattttgtgcaaatcttttattttatatttatatgttgcATATTAAgagatatatgtattattaaaaagaagagAGAACATATCAAACagataaaaaggaaaacgtACAAACGACTTACACCTTTGGGGTTAATAGATGTCCTTTATTGTGATATTAAG GTTGGAGacattttgtatataccCCAATTTGAGGTAATACCAGCTGATATAATTTTACTAAAAAATTGTACgaatgatgatatattaatttcGTCAAAAAATCATGATGGATATAaagatttaaaaataaagaaatgtgtaaaggtaactaatatatTAGCAAATATTTATGACCtatttttaatgaaaataaaaattcttgTTGAAAAACCTCATTGCCATTTTGATCGAATGAAAggattattattgttgttaaaCTCTAGTGAGGTTACTAACACAATTGTAAATGATATAACAActttagaaaatatatattttggaaaatcaaatatatataatatgaggAACAAGGATATTAATAAGGATAATATCTCAATATGTCAAtttagttttatatatatcatacaaGATACGTATGTTGAattgtattataattttcttaaatatttatttgctAGGTGCATACTTTGTTCAAATAACAGAGTGgaggaaaataaaacaaataaaatgttGAGTTGTagtcatttttttttgaataatacAAAGGATATTTCAACAAGACAGCTtcaaaataatcataataataatattaatagttcTTATTTTAaaggaaatgaaaaaagtatTCATTCTAGTAGTGATAGTTGTAGTTATAGTAgcgatatatatttatgtatgaataaaataGATTCGTATCCTATATTTCACAATTTGAAGgatgaacatataaatagtaAATATGATGTTATAAAACATGacggaaataataaaaaagtagAAAGAATTAAGTCAGATTATATATCAGAAGAGTATAATAATAGATTTGGTacttattatgatgatatttttaatttaaaagaaaaaataaataataaattatttagaaaatataagGAGTCCATAAATATTGATAATGTAATATGGGATGAATGTAGGCTTATTCAAAGTTCGATTTATGGTTTAGTTATATATACAGGTATAGATAAAAAgtctaatattataaatcaaaataataaaataaaagaaaagagaaaaaacgatattttattttttaatgatattaattataaaatgaaaatattattacttacAGTTATATCTATTAATTGTATTCTTTCtataaatgaacaaaatatattagaccaaaatatatttcttatatatataaaatatttctttttattattatttcatttaccAAATATTAAttgttgttatatatttattattcataagttatattcatttatattatggactaataataataataatataataataaatacaaatatacatacaaataCTAATACACATACACATACACATACACATACACATACACATTTTAATAcacatacaaatatatatacacatacaaATGAATACAAAAGGGATgatcattttaataattatataatatataactataatataatgaaatctTTGTATAACACACAATACATTTTATACGATAAAATTGGTACTTTAACAAAAGATAATCTTCTTAAAATACACAAGtttgattttatatttgaTGAATTTTTAATAGATACATATAGTGCTCTCTTCTTTCAAACCTTCTTCAAAATTGTAGATTTCAAAAAATTCTTTTCCAACAATATAAATGAGAATAATGATAAGGAGATcaataaaatgatattacataatattgataaaaaCTATGatacttataatattataaaagatacttctaaagtatataaaaatatttttaataaaatattaagttATAGTTCTAGTGAAATcaataaaatattcttaacatttttatgtatattattttgtaatgatattataataacaaaagtgaaacgtttaaaaaaagaggagaaaataaaagaaagagacatatataatattaaagatacacatatatataatattaaagataaacatatatataatattaagcataaaatattattttcaacaaaagaagatgaaactttatttttgaattttttaagGTTTTTAGGAATAcagttatattataaaaatgattatatgtTTCTCctttgtataaaaaataatatatctttaaaaaGTTGTGGACACATTACAaaagagaaagaaaaaaaaagatatagaaaaaaaaacaatatattaaataaacagGTTAATAAGGTAAAGCACCGAAATATTGATTTACAACAAATTTATGgatttaaaaagaataaaaattgtGGTAAAAAATGGagtgttaaaaaaaatatattctttagtaattctttaaaaaaggatcatatttttaattactCATATGCCGAGAGTCAAAcaagtataaatattataaaaaaaaataaaggaataaaaaataagcaTCCCCATAaattttatgataatttCAGAAACaatcataaaaatgaatataattctACTAGTCAAAGTGATTACTGttgtaatgataatgataatgatgatgatgaatataCGTCTAATAATTGTAGTGATAGTGATACTTCAGGATGTCCAGATTTTAAAGGAATAAAAAGGAATCATCACGATATTCATTGTAACAATAAAagagaattaaaaaaaaaaaatgtttatcaAGATGAAtacaagaaaaaacaaacagAATGTACTTTTCAAATATTAGACATTTTTCAATCAAAACAACCATATAAACTTATATCTATtttaatgttatataataatcaaatatattatttattaaaaacatatgatgaatatactatttatatgttatgtGATCAAGAAAGTAATGAAACCAATAAAGAGAAAATCATAAAATCTGTACagtatttattaaaaaatggatttggtatattattatttggttATAAAGTTGTTccaaaaaatgaatatgaaatatataaaaagaactgtacaaaggaaaataaaaaaaattatttccaAAATGTATTTAATAGGAATGTTACTATATTAGGTATTTTTTCCTTCaaagaagaaattaaaaatggtTCAAAGCAAATTATAAATCTTTTTAAAGAAGCTGGTATAAAAACATGGATTTTATCTAGtgacaaaaaaagaaatcttCTATCCATTTGTAAATCGATagatttaataaaagaagGTACTATCACTTGTtatttgaataaaaataaattaataagaatatataaaaaggataatacAGCTACAACAACTACTACTACGactactactattaataataataataataataatgatatattgtTTGATTGttacaaaaatgaaaatgtaattgaaacttatataaataaatcatacaataataaaataacaagCATAGATATGTGTAAACAAAAATGTTCTAATGATACTTTTCTTATATTGAATAATACTAATATCAAATTTGATGATATGAATTCCACATTATTACTATCTAATAATAGAATGAATATATCAAAGGAAATGACTTATtgttataagaatataaatacatgtaatataaataaatgccCTCAACTTTTGaagaataatgatatatgcaaaaaaaaaaatgtagataACAAAATGGTACAGATGGAACAGGAAAATTGTGAAAGatcattattaaataataattctaatagttttaataaaaatgtctGCATTCATCAGAATATATTAAGATATATTACTATCAGAGGGAAAGGTTCCCATGATGCAAGAAACGAATTagatatttcttatattttaaaaaaggataaaaaagcttgttatattttaaagtgtatgttatattataattttgatgaaaattataaaggCAATTCAAAAGtgcataataattatagtaaagagaaaataaataatgatctTATGAAAttgaatgatataaaaagtgttgtatatataattagtGGTGATATTgttgaatattatttaaagtatgatgaaattaattttataaatgtattaaaaaattcaaagctggttttattttataaatgtaattGTATTGTTAAGGGTAAAATTGTTCGTGctctaaaaaaatatagtaaggataatatatgttctgttggaaataatataaaggatataaatatgtttaaagAGTctgatatatgtatatttatagataataataataataataataataatgatagtaatTACAATGTGTGTAAATTATATGCTGATTtggtattaaaaaattttgatgAGTTAggtaatttcttttttatatatggaaaaaaaatatatgtaaattttattttattaataaaaggcATATATTATAGAGGTATGAGTTTACTTTTCttacaattttatttttcttacttTTTTAAGTGTAAAATTTGTATCTTTtcaaatacatttttatttatctattttgtattatttttaatgatGACAagtatttgtattatttgttctttaaaatgtaatgataaatatgatgatattctatataatagtaataagaatgtattaaataagaattttttatttaagaaCCTGTTAAAAATAGATAATTTTACTCtaatatctttttataaaacttTATTGTTTTGTTTAAATGAATCttgtttaatatttattctaagttattattattttttaaatataaattatgaaataaatacattaacAACCTTAtttattacacatatattcaaatctttatttctatttattgagacatataattatttaatcatatttattataatacatttattatttattattatatatattttcatattattacttttacacaaatatcattttatatactttaatataacaatagaaattataaaaaataatctaATTGTTAATAGTATAATTAATTTTCCATcatgtatgtattatatatatatatatataaaaaaaaaaaaaatacaacaaTATCatcaatatgaaaaaaaaattcatattaaataa
- a CDS encoding splicing factor U2AF large subunit, putative: MWKKLTSLKNSNCKSDVSNIEENDKKNVKKSDTQNEDSEKKSTGTSNGMLSIKKKDTNETDKTDEYNLDSNKKKKSFYQKKKTSNKEIEEPKDILKDDTKDVIVDDDTNIKENDNLKNEFISSNNKKKEKYEKDLECNEERIHNDKKMNHCHDKEQNEKENEDKESKQIDIKEVKNSIEKIKEKFGKNVDEKIRRNESLDKKKDAHSVKNKTGNRNSTSRSRSRNRNRSKDRYLNKRKTIEVHSNSEENKQEKRRTKSRERSIEYRKKSKDKWRDRSKEKSRQRSRDRSKERSRQRSRDRWRDRSRDRWGLDRRRSRYKDSRDRNKFSYHSRSISSDEEHYSKNKKRTKRRKSRHNIDKDSYSSSSNSTHRRRNRKSSSSNNTRKDDNNSIQKKRKKSKWDTVDECLLNNNLLNNSVSGIFQKSSLTVTGNLIAQNNKITDLSRNPYEQDTDKKQRKLYIGNIPPNSKQEDVVDFFNNSILAVIKDSSLDVKIGDVQLMPVIKCEIFNSDSRFCFLEFRTVQITWLCLKLDSIPYNNYCLRIGRPHDYIPPPEGDPAFTTVFTDINMDVFEKLRPSKPVNVKTSSDEENRLYIQNLPHDLKDEQIKDLLEQFGDLKAFNIIKDLNTGLNKGYGFFEYEDSSCTQLAIHALNGFVCGQNILNVKKATFNKQPTTITTNNNMNNQNPNFIALPNNSDVPVTLLPSSISQKILSNSIIGLQVQASRKIGEKSSKVVQLTNAVFQEDLIVDSQYEEILKEVKEEAEKYGTLQNIVIPKPNKDLSYTEGVGKIFLHYADEATARKAQYMFNGRLFEKRVVCAAFYSEEHFLKGKYVLS, encoded by the coding sequence ATGTGGAAAAAGCTTACTTCACTTAAAAATAGTAATTGCAAATCTGATGTAAGtaatatagaagaaaatgataaaaaaaatgtaaaaaaaagtgATACACAAAATGAAGATTccgaaaaaaaaagtacaggAACTAGTAATGGTATGTtaagtattaaaaaaaaagatactAATGAAACTGATAAAACagatgaatataatttagattcaaataaaaaaaaaaaaagcttttaccaaaaaaaaaaaacaagtaaTAAAGAAATTGAAGAAccaaaagatatattaaaagatgaTACCAAAGACGTTATTGTAGATGatgatacaaatataaaagaaaatgataatcTTAAAAATGAGTTTATCTccagtaataataaaaaaaaagaaaaatatgaaaaagatCTAGAATGTAATGAAGAAAGAATTCACAATGATAAGAAAATGAATCATTGTCATGATAAAGAGCAAAACGAGAAGGAAAATGAGGATAAGGAAAGTAAACAAATAGACATTAAGGAAGTTAAAAATTCTATTGAAAAGATAAAGGAAAAATTTGGAAAAAATGTAgatgaaaaaattagaagAAATGAAAGCctggacaaaaaaaaagatgcaCATAGTGTGAAAAACAAAACTGGAAATAGAAATAGTACAAGTAGAAGTAGAAGCAGAAACAGAAATAGAAGCAAAGAtagatatttaaataaaagaaaaacaatagAAGTGCATTCAAACagtgaagaaaataaacaaGAGAAAAGAAGAACTAAAAGCAGGGAAAGAAGTATtgaatatagaaaaaaaagtaagGATAAATGGAGAGATAGAAGCAAAGAAAAAAGTAGACAAAGAAGTAGAGACAGAAGCAAAGAAAGAAGTAGACAAAGAAGCAGAGACAGGTGGAGAGACCGAAGCAGAGATAGATGGGGTTTAGATCGTAGAAGGAGTAGATACAAAGATAGTAGAGATAGAAATAAATTCTCATATCATAGTAGAAGTATAAGCAGTGATGAAGAacattattcaaaaaataaaaaaagaacaaaaagaagaaagTCAAGacataatatagataaagaTTCTTATTCAAGTTCTTCTAATAGTACACATAGAAGAAGAAATAGAAAATCTTCTAGTTCAAATAATACAAgaaaagatgataataattctatacaaaaaaagagaaaaaaaagcaAATGGGATACAGTAGATGAatgtttattaaataataatttattaaataacaGTGTAAGCGGTATATTTCAAAAATCCTCATTAACCGTAACAGGAAATTTAATAgctcaaaataataaaataacagaTTTAAGTAGAAATCCATATGAACAAGATACAGATAAAAAACAAAGGAAATTATACATAGGTAATATTCCACCAAATTCTAAACAAGAAGATGTTGtagatttttttaataattctatTTTAGCTGTTATAAAAGATTCAAGTTTAGATGTTAAAATAGGTGATGTACAATTAATGCCAGTTATCAAATGTGAAATATTTAATAGTGATTCAAGATTTTGTTTCCTAGAATTTAGAACAGTGCAAATTACTTGGTTATGTCTAAAACTCGATTCTATACCTTACAATAATTATTGTTTAAGAATAGGAAGACCACATGATTATATACCTCCACCTGAAGGAGATCCCGCATTTACTACTGTATTCACAGATATTAATATGGAtgtttttgaaaaattaagACCTAGTAAACCAGTAAACGTCAAAACTAGTAGTGATGAAGAGAATAGATTGTATATACAGAATTTACCACATGATTTAAAGGatgaacaaataaaagaTTTATTGGAACAATTTGGAGATTTGAAGGctttcaatattattaaggATTTAAATACAGGACTAAATAAAGGATATGGTTTTTTTGAATATGAAGATAGTTCGTGTACACAACTAGCTATTCATGCTTTAAATGGTTTTGTATGTggacaaaatattttaaatgtcAAAAAAGCTACATTCAACAAACAACCAACTACTATTactactaataataatatgaataatcaaAATCCGAATTTTATAGCATTACCTAATAATAGTGATGTACCAGTAACTCTTTTACCATCATCCATATCTCAAAAAATTTTAAGTAATTCAATTATAGGATTACAAGTTCAAGCATCAAGAAAAATTGGTGAAAAATCATCCAAGGTAGTACAATTAACTAATGCAGTATTTCAAGAAGATTTAATTGTTGATAGTCaatatgaagaaatattaaaagaggTAAAAGAAGAAGCTGAAAAATATGGTACATTACAAAATATAGTTATACCCAAACCAAATAAAGATTTATCATATACAGAAGGTGTTGGAAAAATATTCTTACATTATGCTGATGAAGCAACAGCAAGAAAAGCtcaatatatgtttaatgggcgattatttgaaaaaaggGTGGTATGTGCAGCCTTTTATTCAGAagaacattttttaaaaggaaaatatgttttatcttaa